A window of the Mucilaginibacter sp. cycad4 genome harbors these coding sequences:
- a CDS encoding rhamnogalacturonan acetylesterase, translated as MKALKPVLVLLIIAFAGLAFINQQKPTIYLIGDSTTHNSDKETWGWGSIIPYYFDLSKINIENHAMAGRSTRTFIKEGRWNKVDSLLKPGDYVIMVFGHNEGSKPDTTKAGYRGVLKGTGNETVELTWPNGTQETVHTYGWYFHKFIRDTKAKGATPVVLSMIPRNEFRDGKVIRADNDYGKWAKDVAQQEGVIFIDMNRITADKYDQWGADSVKKFFPGDHTHTNKMGATINAESVVDGIKADPANPLNKYLKN; from the coding sequence ATGAAAGCATTGAAACCGGTTTTAGTTTTATTGATTATAGCCTTTGCTGGCCTGGCCTTTATCAATCAGCAAAAGCCAACCATTTATTTGATAGGTGATTCAACAACACATAATAGCGATAAGGAAACATGGGGCTGGGGAAGCATCATTCCATACTATTTTGATCTCTCAAAGATCAATATTGAAAATCATGCCATGGCCGGTCGCAGTACACGCACATTTATCAAGGAAGGCCGGTGGAACAAGGTTGATTCGCTTTTAAAACCTGGCGACTATGTGATAATGGTATTCGGACATAATGAAGGCAGCAAACCTGATACCACCAAAGCAGGTTATCGCGGTGTATTAAAAGGCACCGGTAACGAAACTGTTGAACTTACCTGGCCTAACGGTACTCAAGAAACAGTGCATACTTATGGCTGGTACTTTCACAAATTTATAAGGGACACCAAAGCAAAGGGAGCAACGCCAGTCGTACTATCCATGATCCCCCGCAATGAATTTCGTGATGGTAAAGTTATCCGCGCTGATAATGATTATGGTAAATGGGCAAAGGACGTGGCGCAGCAAGAAGGTGTCATCTTTATCGATATGAACCGTATAACAGCCGATAAATATGACCAATGGGGAGCTGATTCGGTTAAAAAGTTCTTCCCCGGAGATCATACCCATACCAATAAAATGGGGGCAACCATAAATGCCGAATCGGTAGTTGACGGCATTAAAGCTGATCCTGCAAATCCTCTGAATAAATATCTTAAAAACTAA